tttttaaataatgtttagaacattatcttaaatgtaaaaataaatactcaatttgtcttttttgtaaaattctcaTAAGAATCGAGGTGTCACATCATTTTTGATCTTGTCGCACGTTTTTCACGCTCGAATCgccgactaaaaaaaaatggtgtggcACATCGATTTGTATGAGAAAACTACAAGATAAACAGTGgtgatagaaattaaaatcccatttttagtgttctttcgtaatttttcggtggtttttcccgtggcattaaataactattcataaaatcgaaaaatgacctctttaaagtaccatcttgatccaatttgctaaaagataaggtaccatatgttgaaatcgaagaactccttctggtagaaattttgtaaacaggatataaaaaaaaataaaaataaaaaaataaacaccattgtaaaaccaatagtttcctcgctccgctcagaatctaaaaatattttgtttcacagtatcgaattaaaaatatatattgtcattaaaaaaaatttaaaaccattaaaaattgtaattttttattcaatttgtttcataatgatttcaaattatgtaaaaaaaaaatgtttttaaatacgtaaatactTTAGGAGATGATAAGTATTTACTGATGTAAGAATCACtgcacataaataataaaaaaggtgggtaagtggatatactgccattatttataagtaggtagtatttataatcaataatacctTTCATCTGCTGTACATTTGgctaagggggggggggggtatatacaatttttaagagACATtctgtgtatacatattaatatattatatttgttaccGGCAAAGTGTTGAATATAGGCTCTATATAATTCCTTGAACTATTTggcaatgtattaaatttgaatgttaatttatattatgcctAGGAAAGCTATAGATTTCCCAGGATTTTTATAGAATGCCAATACTATGTTAGGTaatgtattaaatcaaaatatgtttatgattatttattggttattattcatttattacagCATACAGATGATGAATGGCATTTCGaactgcataaaatattattcttctttatgcacaaacattttttggatTGACACTTAGTCTTGCATGTGCATTTTATAAAACCTTGTCCAGTTTCTGTAGATTGTTGAGTtgagaaaatgtattttctctTGGAACTTGGTCaagtgttattaaatttttttggcatATTGAGAATTGAGACCTTctatataaagattttaaaagcCCTTCCTTAGTCCCTAATCTAAAATACCCATCAATTGTTAcctgcaaaaaatatttttatgatcttaaaataataaatcataaacggTTGAATTACtatattctaaaatgtattattttatgtttatctcTATAAcaacagataaaatataaaagttttatattgatTGTATACTTTTCCTGCTTGAGGTTAGGTAATCTATAGAATACCTAGTTATTGTatgtgttttatacttttactgCTCATTTTTGGCAATCTATAGAATACCTAGGATTTCTATACAATACCGGATTCAACACTTTGCCGGtaacatattcatattattatatacatgttgtatTGTGTACAACATTTGTCTCCGGGGGAGGGGGGGATATGACCCCCATTTCCCACCCTCGTAGATACGCCACTGGTCGTGTGAGTGACTGTAGTAAATAGTAAcggatgttttaattttaattcaatgatataaaatctttGTATTCACAAATCTTTTCTGAGTGAAGActgtctgtcagcctataatctatatttaaatatctaatttcgtaaaaatttgaacatgaaatatctattattaaagatcatatgtatataatttttaatttttttggttacattGTGTAATACTTTGAGAAacctcgttttaaatttttcaattcttagctgtaaaaatgtttataaatgtaactacaaaattatttcaaattttcaggATTTTAATGAactttgtcaatatttgaacttaaaatgcgtATAAAGAAAAATCGTGCCTAAGTATCTTAGATATTTGTATCTTTAACTGTtattatgagaaaccttgtattaaattttaaagttttttttcatttagcaACATTTTGTATctacaataatgaaaaaaaaaattattaaaaatcggaAATTTGtcatggttataacttataaatagctcaattcaaaatatttaaaaaaatgtacaatgtatgGTCTTATTAACATATGGTGAACATTTAAAGTATCAACGATGATTAGTTtctgagttacaccaaaaaaaaattaaatcgatcTTCTCAAAAATGTGTTATCAGATATTCCAGATGTTTCTTACTCTTCGTCTGAAGATGATTTTTATGATGCTTATGAAGACGAAGAAGAATGGTCTAAACCTAGTCGTAAAATTGAACCAGTGCCTGCAATGCGACGAAAGTACAAGAACCGAATACTCGTCGGGtaagttttaaacaatttaatttttcaaaccattgtaaattttaatataggcataataatattaaattttatcttaAGCTGAgctaattattgttgtaatacgTCATCATTGAAACAAATTTTcggaaaacaatattttatttatgagaaATTGCTAGAAAACAGAATCGAGAATATCAAAATACCCTCCGTGTTGATTTATCAATGAGTCCGTACTGTACCCTGGTTGGGTGCAGGACGTCATAAGATCAGCtgattatattgtgttttggcCTTGAACTATTATCACAACGTAATCACCCGTCTTCGCTACTTTAGTAGTTCGTACTTCGTAGttcatgtaattattattatattaatatattcgttTTATACACAAATTCTATCAAAATCGATTACTACTGGCCTTCCGTCTATTGTTTcatctttaattatattataatattatctacagttTATCTAGTATGTCTTAAACAGTGATTGGTGATTTTTACTTGTTCACGCATTttctatttacaaaaaaaatgtattagtgatttttagaatatttgttttattcaataatataagctTTAGCTGCTATACAAATGATTTCCCGTTTTTGGAATTGGGCTAATACCTCACCCGGGAATCCAGAATCAGCAATAACTGCCAACATGGGCCAAAGCCAAAGGTTAAAAATTTACCTAATTaccaaattacaattttaatgaaactgATATAAATCTTCCaagtaataatgattattaaacatataagatAAATCGTAACTTctataaattaagataaaagTTATCAGCTTATTGAAATTCATACTTAaatcagtttataatatatttttatttatttaataattgcaagtaattttatttttttaatgcgtaaataaatttatatgatttagataaatatgatataaatcacctttttatttatgatagtgttattatttaagtttttttttattatccatTTACGCTTATGTCCTGTTgctgcttaattttttttttcatttcatcaactaactatttaaatatctttaccatgggtattttattgtacttaatttttaaattttaatataaaggtTAATAGACAAATAAGTAGTAATTTATAAActgttttcttaaaaaatatcccaaaatcataattatacagcactatttacaattattgatagtttagtacctactaatagaaaaatgttaactatcaagaaattaagtattaatgttGAGTGtgtgttcaatatttttcaaacaatattatataataatttgatattttaatgataatttaatatctctagtgatatattataatgtttgcattttatttcaagtaaataGATTGACAAAAACTCATTCATTAATTCCTTTTATCAGTTAGCTAtaaatttcgacaaaatataatagttatacctagttaataaatttttttatttcaatacaaattgaattgtttatgtattatatttttgtattttattcaaaaatattgcattGCGCTTGTGGGTACTTCGGTAAGAATTATATGTTGcagtaaacattaaattaaatttgttatctatctacctaatataaaatatttatttacattgttttcTTACAactaataatctaaataatctgaagttttaaatgtttattattttatctttctcATAGTGGAAGTGAACCAGTTCTGGATGCTCATTCTGGGAATTTGACTCAGTCGGGATCTTcagatttaaatcaaatatcttTAGATACCACTGATCGGACCATTGCAAATATGCCAAAAAAAAAGGATAGTTATAGCAAAGACAATAtagttgtacctacttattcagATGGATCTATAAATTatgatggtattataatataattttattctattttaagtataatttttttaattacatttttattgttttaaagctatttacgAGGATCAAGATGAATCCGATGGTAAGATAAAacacattgattttaaaatgtataatatttatatacgtgtattataatatatttatatagaaatattttgttacagtaACTATGCAGGGTTCAGTTGTTACTCATCTCATATCTCAAGTAAAAATAGGCATGGATCTAACAAAAGTTGCCCTACCAACTTTCATATTAGAAAAGCGTTCATTATTAGAAATGTATGCTGATTATTTAGCCCATCCAGATTTATTTCTCAAGTAAGTATttctttgtaattatttttacaagttaaaatttttaaaatttgtataacatatttattatgattaaatttttattttgttgtgttttatttttattatatagagcAAATGACTTGGAAACGCCTGAAGAACGAATGGTTCAAATAGTACGTTGGTATTTATCTTCATATCATGCTGGTCGAAATTCTGCTGTTGCAAAAAAACCCTATAATCCAATCCTTGGTGAAATATTTCGTTGTCATTGGGACGTACCTGGAATTACTGCAGAAGAATCAGAATTGTCAAATGATAttacagctcaaaataattcaGAAGCAGCTGTGATTAATGAAGAAGAAAATCCTTTACCTTGGACTGATCCTGATCAATTGATATTCCTTGCTGAACAAGTTTCTCATCATCCCCCCAGTAAGATcaactaaatgtattatatatattaatatttgtaatttgtctATGTACAAGATATCTTGTTCaagttttcatatttaattcaatgatttgTCAAAGTCTGTTTTAAATCACctctttaaattaattcttattaagtattatgaattacaaaaatgtatttattttattttggtacatTTTCAGTATCTGCATTCTATGCTGAGCATAAgacaaaaaaagtaactttttgtGCAAATGTTTGGACTAAATCTAAGTTTCTTGGCTTATCTGTTGCTGTTCATCATGTGGGACAGGGGATTGTaagattattaaaacataaagaaGAATATATTTCAACATTCCCAAGTGGTTATGGCAGGTACTTATAGGTAaccttttaaaaatgaatgaaaattttacttacaaaatttgtgttttttttttatagatcgaTACTAACTGTGCCATGGATTGAGTTAGGTGGATCTGTAACTATATCATGTCCACAAACAGGTTATCACTGTGATATAGAATTCCATACTAAACCATTCTATGGTGGAAAAAAACACCGCATTACTGCAGAAGTATTTGGACCTAAAACAAAAAAGGCATTTCTTACTATTTCTGGTGAATGGAATGGTTCTATGGAAGCTAAATGGGCTGATGGcgtaagtattaatattttactagtaAGCAATTTATtgccaataaatattatataacattagttaataatagctacaacacaatatattttctaatacagAGGTCAGGGGTTAAGTGTTAGTTTAGAAGGTGGAAGAGATGAtttgaaaaaagaatattttatatatcctaaaaatagattaaatattaatgatgtgTCGAGAGGTTGGCCTATTATTATAGGTCTACACAgagatgtaaaataaaataattgtctttTACCCTgaataatctaaaaatgtaatgtatgtgGTAAACCCAACattaaagttaaacatttttagcagttaatttttttttccctgtGGTCTGTTTATTGTTGACCCCTGCTCTAATGTGTTTCTattaataaactgttttttgACTTAAAAAACAAAGAGTAAGATTTGTCGTAATGTTGTAATGTTTGAGCAGACTTGGACCATAAGTAGTAAGTACACTATGTCCACTGGTATTTGTTCTAAGTGGCCCCATTCTGTTactaaataattagtttaaaaaaaaaaaaacagtttattgtAATACACAGAGCATACATTAtgttagttgtattattatacaattaatatactccATTTGTCACTATGGTTCTGGTgacctttattaatattaaattactattaattgattatatttttagagaaCCGAATTGTTTGTTGATACTAAAGCAATTGAAGTAATTAAAAAGAGAGTTCGCAAAGTTGCTGAACAAGATACTAATGAATCTAGATATATTTGGAAAAAGGTTACATTAGGACTCAAGTAAgagcttttattattatttgaaacttaatcaattttcaaatagtCCAATATTTGTGCTAATAAAAATctctgttttaattataaaaaccatgATAATTTCTAACACATagtttagaaatatttcttCCTATTATTCTGGCATttgttatatacaatttaagttCAATGACTAATAAGATAGAATGCTAAATAAAGTAGACAACAATTAATGACTAGCCATTCCTTTcgaaaataatagattaaacGTGACTAAATGAGTcatctattaaattaatagagaataaataaatttcttcAGTTCAgaagtaaatatgtatagtagtaatataatatataatatacatattatattatgttgacagAAAATGTACACATTGCCTGgtgtatctaatatatattattatttattattaataattatatatgggAGACGGAGTGGCCAAGTGGACTACAGCGTCCATTCCGACGCATACCGTAACCGATTCGAATCTTGACCACGGGTGACTCCTCTCTCTGGGCATACCAAATTGTCCGGTAGTGTGTACATTTCTCTATATTCCACATTTATTGTAACATatgtatatttcttttaaattatataatgtaattaatagttatataattttatttcaatttataaattattttttgtcagcttataataaaactattgcattcttgttgaaaaaaactaaaatattgaaatgcaTTATATTCACTATACCTTTTTAATTACATTGGTGCAATTTTGAATTCTATATTAAATCTAcctgtacaatatttattttataataattgtatataatatattacttgattattgtataatatcttatcAAATTACAAAACCTTAACAATTTGtattccaatttattttttagagttgaTAACGTAGATCAAGCTAGTCAAGCTAAAGCTGAAATTGAACAAAAACAAAGAAATGAAGCTGAAGTTAGAAAAGAGAGTAATGAAGTTTGGATTCCtcgagtaaataaaattaataattattattttaaataatttcaatacttTAGAATCCTTTCCATTgactttttttcaatgtttgaaCCGTTACACAGGGGATCTACGTAAGCAAAACGTCCCCTCAAAGGATTACATCCTCTCATAAGTATTACGTTCCTTCAACTCTTCCATAGTCTATAGTCAGaagtcattttatattttatcagtttttcataaaatactgATTCTTATAAAACTCTTTGGAATTTGAAGAGTTTACCCACATGTTTTGTTTCCATCTTACAAACACACAACATATCAAATTACACGTTTAGAATAATCCATATaattctgttatttttaatattagagtaaattgatatattataaaattgtaacacTAGGTCGGGCACcacattggtttttttttaaatataaattttatagcaAGTTAACTATACGTGCATCATATGAGCATTTTATaactgtaaattgtttgtgaAATTTAAAACGTCTATAAtctgcattaaaaataaaatatccaaaaaagcATCTTAAGGGCCTTGGATAATtttcttacatttaaattttataatagatcaattcactctgATGTTAAAAATGACAGAGTAAAATAGATAATTCTAAATGTAAAGTTTGCtatgttatacattaataaCACGAGTATAACATCTTCTTAAGAATTTACACTAATAGAGTAAATCACAGGGAAacataaaatgcataaaaaacagatgttatattacatatttaaaaatttctgaTTTGGGTCTTgctctaaagtatactattttgtatagtcttagtactaataaaatatatacataatattattaaatatatagtatataacgtacattatttatattgcataaGTTTAAACACAAaggataaaaagaaaaataagtgaaaggagaatatatttttttttttctagatatgTAGAGAGGTttctatattaatactaaaatgtttgtacataattttaaaagctatgttttatgtatatttaatattaattatttttgattttagtggTTTGTGCAAAACGGAGAAAATTGGGAGTACAAATCACCATTAGAAAAACGGTTAGGTGTGACATTTGAGTCAATGCCATCATGACAAccctaataaattacattaaaagaaaatcctaaatatacatttaatgtatattcatcatctaagtattcaaaatatgtttgtttacatatttaaagATGTTTTGGTGCAATATAaatgtctatatttttattcccaatatatttttattcggtgacttaaaaagaaaaatggtgAATAGTCACAATTTTGTTACaatcaaaagaaaattatagtagtgttttatgtacatatgtctaatagaaaattatgtcattattgttgttaccagagttattatttgtattcactTTGTATGTGAATCAGTCACATATACAATTTACTAgcttatttttagattattaagtTTTGGTACtgattttgttgatattattataataatttgttcattaaaaaaaaaaatataaaaatctaatattatattgtaaattaaaattggatataagtgttatgcattatttatttatacactaatatcagatgagagaacaatataatgtttattacttATCTCATTACAAATTGTGATTGACcaggttatttgtttttaactcatgttatattatactacgaaaaaaataaaactatattattatttataactaaaaatattgatttaagtaTGTAGccttaaatcaaataatttacttcaaagaaatataataacaaaaaaaaattaccgtgtaCATTTATCTATGGTAAACTTTATTCTTCCTAATTTACAGAACTCATTgaccatttaatatttattagaatgggtaactttttgtttaaaattattatttgaaattttaaacatatttggctaaagtttaaaactattaaatgcatttgtattaaatattttaattactcaacttttattaatattcttatgagttgttattttgataatattatttaaaaaatataaggtaGTTATAAACTCATCAGTtagttatcattgataaattaaaatagtggcAAACATTTTTTGAAGGTATTAAATTAGACACTTAGTACCTTGTTCTTACTGTATTGTTTGTGTAATACTGacatactgtaatatattattatttgttatatacaaattattttatttatatttgacatgCACTACAAAGTTGTGCAAGCAGTACGTTATAAACGTGGTTAAGATTATATCAACTTTTCCTGtctttataggtaatatcattgattataaatagtatgtataatcaatggtaatatgttTTGAGGTAGCAATCGTCAATACTAATGTAATTATGACTTATTCTATAGTGACATATATGTAGGAACCTACCTTTATTTATTCTTGTATACCTATTGTTCAACATTTAAAGGTCGTTCTattttggacattttcagttgAATAGAATAGATATGTGGAAAAAACCTCAGTGTGTGCAAATGCCAtgactaatattttgttaaaggtTAAAACCTTATTTGTATTAAAGTGGGTAGGAAtccaaaaattgaatattcttTGCATACCTACGTCATGTTTTGCATAAGTTATATACAGAGTGAATGGACTAGCATGCTCGccccttttttttcaataatgcaaTCATTCAAAGTCTGATATTAGATTTTGACTTCGGAGTGAagcgaaagaatgtattgattttacaatgatatgtttttttttctgctatCGTCAAAATGttggatagtaataatattctgatttttgagATCTGTatcttttctatttgaaaagtgaatctagttggtacttttgggagatCCAAATCGAAAATTTCTTGTAGTTTTAGAAAGagtcaagaaaaacaaaaataagtgaaaaaatgtggaaattttttcagaaaaatagatttaatttttttgatttaacccaaaaactaataactgcaGTAGACCATTGAAGTTTTCAgttttcaccaaatattcatattagccattttcaataaatggtaaaatgtttgaaatattttgacttttgagcTAATTATAGCTTTGAGAAAATGttctaattttgtaaatttatttta
This portion of the Acyrthosiphon pisum isolate AL4f chromosome A1, pea_aphid_22Mar2018_4r6ur, whole genome shotgun sequence genome encodes:
- the LOC100166798 gene encoding oxysterol-binding protein-related protein 9 isoform X1 codes for the protein MEGTLSKWTNVVKGWQYRWCVLDDISGTLSYYTSREKMVRGVRRGCVRLKGAMIGIDDEDNLTFTVTVDGKTFHFQARTRADRELWIRALEDTIQKQLFGYRVNQIQVNNDAVVPTLESFDKKLGEADAYLQLLIEQTKNLEVKMNSMCEEDKAHCECIISETNKLMDQVKHSIVMLQIAKNTAFPVNGSYRTTSVSTDYDFPSLEGDTGSIEYGAECEERPRRDSQPMDNDIPDVSYSSSEDDFYDAYEDEEEWSKPSRKIEPVPAMRRKYKNRILVGGSEPVLDAHSGNLTQSGSSDLNQISLDTTDRTIANMPKKKDSYSKDNIVVPTYSDGSINYDAIYEDQDESDVTMQGSVVTHLISQVKIGMDLTKVALPTFILEKRSLLEMYADYLAHPDLFLKANDLETPEERMVQIVRWYLSSYHAGRNSAVAKKPYNPILGEIFRCHWDVPGITAEESELSNDITAQNNSEAAVINEEENPLPWTDPDQLIFLAEQVSHHPPISAFYAEHKTKKVTFCANVWTKSKFLGLSVAVHHVGQGIVRLLKHKEEYISTFPSGYGRSILTVPWIELGGSVTISCPQTGYHCDIEFHTKPFYGGKKHRITAEVFGPKTKKAFLTISGEWNGSMEAKWADGRTELFVDTKAIEVIKKRVRKVAEQDTNESRYIWKKVTLGLKVDNVDQASQAKAEIEQKQRNEAEVRKESNEVWIPRWFVQNGENWEYKSPLEKRLGVTFESMPS
- the LOC100166798 gene encoding oxysterol-binding protein-related protein 9 isoform X2, with translation MEGTLSKWTNVVKGWQYRWCVLDDISGTLSYYTSREKMVRGVRRGCVRLKGAMIGIDDEDNLTFTVTVDGKTFHFQARTRADRELWIRALEDTIQKQLFGYRVNQIQVNNDAVVPTLESFDKKLGEADAYLQLLIEQTKNLEVKMNSMCEEDKAHCECIISETNKLMDQVKHSIVMLQIAKNTAFPVNGSYRTTSVSTDYDFPSLEGDTGSIEYGAECEERPRRDSQPMDNDIPDVSYSSSEDDFYDAYEDEEEWSKPSRKIEPVPAMRRKYKNRILVGGSEPVLDAHSGNLTQSGSSDLNQISLDTTDRTIANMPKKKDSYSKDNIVVPTYSDGSINYDAIYEDQDESDVTMQGSVVTHLISQVKIGMDLTKVALPTFILEKRSLLEMYADYLAHPDLFLKANDLETPEERMVQIVRWYLSSYHAGRNSAVAKKPYNPILGEIFRCHWDVPGITAEESELSNDITAQNNSEAAVINEEENPLPWTDPDQLIFLAEQVSHHPPISAFYAEHKTKKVTFCANVWTKSKFLGLSVAVHHVGQGIVRLLKHKEEYISTFPSGYGRSILTVPWIELGGSVTISCPQTGYHCDIEFHTKPFYGGKKHRITAEVFGPKTKKAFLTISGEWNGSMEAKWADGRTELFVDTKAIEVIKKRVRKVAEQDTNESRYIWKKVTLGLK
- the LOC100166798 gene encoding oxysterol-binding protein-related protein 9 isoform X3 produces the protein MYVCVLHNIQYINIGMMGGCLSMCKPTVRIKVNNDAVVPTLESFDKKLGEADAYLQLLIEQTKNLEVKMNSMCEEDKAHCECIISETNKLMDQVKHSIVMLQIAKNTAFPVNGSYRTTSVSTDYDFPSLEGDTGSIEYGAECEERPRRDSQPMDNDIPDVSYSSSEDDFYDAYEDEEEWSKPSRKIEPVPAMRRKYKNRILVGGSEPVLDAHSGNLTQSGSSDLNQISLDTTDRTIANMPKKKDSYSKDNIVVPTYSDGSINYDAIYEDQDESDVTMQGSVVTHLISQVKIGMDLTKVALPTFILEKRSLLEMYADYLAHPDLFLKANDLETPEERMVQIVRWYLSSYHAGRNSAVAKKPYNPILGEIFRCHWDVPGITAEESELSNDITAQNNSEAAVINEEENPLPWTDPDQLIFLAEQVSHHPPISAFYAEHKTKKVTFCANVWTKSKFLGLSVAVHHVGQGIVRLLKHKEEYISTFPSGYGRSILTVPWIELGGSVTISCPQTGYHCDIEFHTKPFYGGKKHRITAEVFGPKTKKAFLTISGEWNGSMEAKWADGRTELFVDTKAIEVIKKRVRKVAEQDTNESRYIWKKVTLGLKVDNVDQASQAKAEIEQKQRNEAEVRKESNEVWIPRWFVQNGENWEYKSPLEKRLGVTFESMPS